The Funiculus sociatus GB2-C1 genome includes a window with the following:
- a CDS encoding TatD family hydrolase, translating to MQLIDSHVHINFDVFQSDLEALQERWREAGVVRLVHSCVEPAEFASIQMLANRFPELHFAVGLHPLDAEKWTSETAEGIRSLAISDSRVVAIGETGLDFYKAQDWAQQKMVFEAQLLLAHQLDLPVIIHCRDAAVAMRELLQDFWKGIAPVRGVMHCWGGTPEESQWFLDLGFYISLSGIVTFKNATQIQESAKIIPSDRLLIETDCPFLAPVPKRGKRNEPAYVRYVAECLASLRGVSLETIATQTTENACKLFRLPDDSAR from the coding sequence ATGCAGTTGATCGACAGCCACGTTCATATAAACTTTGATGTTTTCCAGTCGGATCTGGAGGCATTACAAGAGCGCTGGCGGGAAGCGGGGGTGGTTCGGCTGGTGCATTCCTGCGTCGAGCCTGCTGAGTTTGCTAGTATTCAAATGCTAGCGAACCGCTTTCCCGAACTACACTTCGCCGTAGGGTTACATCCCCTAGATGCCGAAAAGTGGACATCAGAGACTGCCGAAGGAATTCGGTCGCTGGCGATTTCTGACAGCAGAGTTGTAGCAATTGGCGAAACTGGGCTAGATTTTTACAAAGCCCAAGATTGGGCGCAGCAAAAAATGGTATTTGAGGCGCAGCTATTGCTGGCCCATCAACTAGATTTGCCTGTAATTATCCACTGCCGCGATGCCGCCGTCGCGATGCGCGAACTATTGCAAGATTTCTGGAAAGGCATTGCTCCCGTGCGGGGTGTTATGCACTGCTGGGGAGGCACACCAGAAGAATCGCAATGGTTTTTGGATCTCGGCTTTTATATAAGCCTCAGCGGAATCGTGACATTTAAAAATGCCACACAGATTCAGGAATCGGCGAAAATTATCCCAAGCGATCGCCTCCTGATTGAAACCGACTGCCCCTTCCTCGCACCAGTTCCCAAGCGTGGCAAACGCAACGAGCCTGCCTATGTTCGCTATGTGGCAGAATGTCTAGCCTCGCTTCGGGGTGTCTCTCTAGAGACTATAGCAACGCAAACCACCGAAAATGCTTGTAAACTGTTTCGCCTTCCTGATGACTCAGCAAGGTAA
- the rpsT gene encoding 30S ribosomal protein S20, translated as MANTKSALKRVQIAERNRVRNKTYKSAVKTLMKNYMSAVQTYAANPSPELLQEVESRMSAAYSKIDKAVKRGVLHTNNGSRKKSRLAKALKRTLPQTETGTTASDSAMTEDTADS; from the coding sequence GTGGCCAATACTAAGTCAGCTCTCAAGCGAGTCCAAATAGCCGAACGCAACCGTGTGCGTAATAAGACCTACAAATCAGCTGTGAAGACGCTGATGAAGAATTACATGAGTGCCGTTCAAACCTACGCAGCCAATCCGTCTCCGGAATTACTGCAAGAGGTTGAGAGCCGGATGTCAGCGGCTTACAGCAAAATTGACAAAGCGGTAAAGCGGGGAGTGTTGCATACCAACAACGGCTCTCGGAAAAAATCCCGTCTTGCCAAAGCTCTCAAACGGACACTTCCCCAAACCGAAACGGGAACAACAGCTTCAGATTCAGCGATGACTGAGGATACGGCTGATTCTTAG
- the hisD gene encoding histidinol dehydrogenase, with amino-acid sequence MLRIITQVAEAKTELRRICDRTHDDQIVHKEATVREVLQAVKRQGDKALLHYTAEFDGQSFTAEQLRVSGSELDAAYQQVSKELLDAIGLARQQIEAFHRQRIPKSWVQFGEDEIVLGKRYTPVDKAGLYVPGGRASYPSTVLMNAIPAKVAGVPRIVMVTPPGQGKTINAAVLVAAQEAGVQEIYRVGGAQAIAALAYGTETIPKVDVITGPGNIYVTLAKKLVYGTVGIDSLAGPSEVLVIADAAANPVYVAADMLAQAEHDPMAAAILVTTDAGLAKKVQLEVERQLENHPRRLLTEKAIAHYGLIVVVDSLNVAAELSNEFAPEHLELEVQEPWEILEKIRHAGAIFLGNSTPEAVGDYLAGPNHTLPTSGAARYASALGVETFMKHSSLIQYSPTALQKVSNAIQILAQAEGLPSHADSVRLRTEKPTDE; translated from the coding sequence ATGCTGCGAATCATTACTCAGGTAGCTGAGGCAAAAACTGAACTGCGGCGTATTTGCGATCGCACACACGACGATCAGATTGTCCACAAAGAGGCAACTGTTCGGGAAGTCTTACAGGCTGTGAAACGGCAAGGCGACAAAGCCCTGCTGCACTACACGGCTGAATTTGACGGGCAAAGTTTTACGGCTGAACAATTGCGAGTCAGTGGCTCAGAACTCGATGCTGCCTATCAGCAGGTGTCCAAGGAGTTACTAGACGCGATTGGGCTGGCACGTCAACAAATAGAAGCGTTCCACCGACAGCGCATCCCGAAATCTTGGGTGCAATTCGGGGAGGATGAAATAGTCCTAGGGAAGCGCTACACGCCTGTAGACAAGGCCGGACTTTACGTTCCTGGTGGTAGGGCAAGCTATCCCAGTACGGTGTTGATGAACGCCATTCCAGCCAAGGTGGCTGGTGTCCCTCGAATTGTGATGGTGACACCACCAGGGCAAGGGAAAACCATTAACGCGGCGGTGCTGGTGGCTGCTCAGGAAGCAGGCGTACAGGAAATTTATCGGGTAGGGGGGGCACAAGCGATCGCGGCTTTGGCCTATGGGACTGAAACTATCCCAAAGGTAGATGTCATTACAGGCCCCGGTAATATATACGTCACCTTAGCGAAAAAACTCGTGTATGGCACAGTGGGGATTGACTCCCTGGCTGGCCCTTCGGAGGTGCTGGTGATTGCCGATGCGGCCGCCAACCCGGTATACGTAGCCGCAGATATGTTGGCACAGGCAGAACACGACCCGATGGCAGCGGCAATTCTGGTGACAACGGATGCAGGGCTGGCGAAGAAAGTACAGTTAGAGGTAGAGCGACAGCTGGAGAATCATCCGCGACGGCTACTGACAGAGAAAGCGATCGCGCACTACGGCTTAATTGTTGTAGTTGACTCCTTGAATGTTGCCGCAGAACTCTCCAATGAGTTCGCCCCGGAACACCTAGAGCTTGAGGTGCAAGAACCTTGGGAAATACTCGAAAAAATTCGCCACGCTGGTGCTATATTCCTGGGTAACTCAACGCCGGAAGCCGTGGGAGATTATTTGGCAGGGCCTAATCACACCTTGCCCACCTCTGGCGCCGCCCGATACGCCTCAGCGCTGGGAGTAGAAACCTTTATGAAACACTCCAGCCTGATACAATACTCTCCTACAGCGCTCCAGAAGGTTAGCAACGCTATTCAGATTCTCGCTCAAGCTGAGGGTCTGCCTTCCCACGCTGACTCGGTGCGACTGCGAACAGAGAAGCCGACTGATGAGTAA
- a CDS encoding universal stress protein, whose translation MLKTILVALDGSELSERVIESLKELQIQPATKIILSHVIPSSESEVEIAVDRPQTSSEDLPYRHIEKQLQSYQVDLNCDSELEIVTGDPAEEIIRLANIYQVDLIVIGSRGLTGLKRILEGSVSSQVVTDAPCSVLVVKPG comes from the coding sequence GTGCTAAAAACTATTCTGGTGGCTTTGGATGGTTCAGAACTTTCGGAGCGAGTGATTGAGTCTTTGAAAGAACTGCAAATACAGCCAGCGACCAAAATCATCCTCTCTCATGTCATTCCTTCGTCTGAGTCTGAGGTGGAAATTGCCGTTGACCGTCCGCAGACGTCTTCTGAGGATTTACCCTATCGGCACATTGAAAAGCAGCTGCAATCTTATCAGGTTGACCTAAACTGCGACAGCGAGCTAGAAATTGTCACTGGCGATCCCGCTGAAGAAATTATTCGCCTTGCTAATATCTATCAGGTTGATTTGATTGTGATTGGCAGTCGTGGTTTAACTGGGTTGAAGCGAATTTTAGAAGGTTCTGTTAGTAGCCAAGTTGTTACAGATGCTCCATGTTCTGTGCTGGTGGTAAAGCCGGGATAA